In Candidatus Methanosphaera massiliense, the following are encoded in one genomic region:
- a CDS encoding TIR domain-containing protein — MSNEPKINIFICYNHIDEYFKNKLNEIIGDKFTINSSPQRYDIKNDFNKYVEELNKENTGDRNIFIVLMGPDTYKSKNVNWEIDYALHHDACMLGLCLPTNDDYLKRNINTSKMPRQFVNNLLAGYISYFDWTDEYDNLANYIKFSCNRKNHCHALI; from the coding sequence ATGAGTAATGAACCAAAGATTAATATATTCATCTGCTACAACCACATTGATGAATACTTTAAAAATAAATTAAATGAAATCATAGGCGATAAATTCACAATAAATTCATCACCACAAAGATATGATATAAAAAATGATTTTAACAAATATGTAGAGGAATTAAACAAGGAAAATACAGGAGACCGTAATATATTCATAGTATTAATGGGACCAGACACATATAAAAGTAAAAATGTAAACTGGGAGATAGACTACGCCCTACATCATGATGCATGCATGCTAGGATTATGCCTACCTACAAACGATGACTACCTAAAAAGGAATATTAACACAAGTAAAATGCCAAGACAATTTGTTAACAACCTACTAGCAGGATACATATCATACTTTGACTGGACAGATGAATACGATAATCTCGCTAATTATATAAAATTCTCATGTAACCGTAAAAATCACTGCCACGCATTAATATAA
- a CDS encoding glycosyltransferase family 2 protein codes for MTYKLTVILPVYNVNNYLDRALESIRAQTIGFENIEVIFVDDKSTDNSDEKIKLYANEYDNVKSYYLEENSGYAGKPRNVGLKHATSDYIMFLDPDDTYNPESCEILYNIIVDEDVDIVSGNYMFVGRTFNEIKSWDFLELENNRIRVERLRDNPNLLRVPPSVWAKIYRKEFLEDNDIQFLENKPSEDLYFVYYCLTKAEGIVYINRPVLNYIKRDDDESITSQLSADNLRYYLDVYNLVGDILDNYDESYHWAIANHLDNWSKRFIKSDVSSSDRTDLINEFLLLFNRFRDSKDVIPEPIKLYMNEAGDSIVNITKYENNVINNLIDENKELSDEITKLKNELSNLHESYRKLQDEMISKNNLIISKNKALNDINDDKK; via the coding sequence ATGACATACAAATTAACAGTAATATTACCAGTATATAATGTTAACAACTACCTGGATAGAGCACTAGAATCAATAAGAGCTCAGACAATAGGATTTGAGAATATTGAAGTAATATTCGTAGATGATAAATCAACAGATAATAGTGATGAAAAAATAAAACTTTATGCTAATGAATATGATAATGTTAAAAGCTATTATCTTGAAGAAAACAGTGGATATGCTGGTAAACCAAGAAATGTTGGATTAAAACATGCTACTAGTGATTACATAATGTTTCTTGACCCAGATGACACATATAATCCCGAATCATGTGAAATATTATATAATATTATAGTGGATGAGGATGTGGATATTGTATCTGGTAATTACATGTTTGTTGGCCGTACATTTAATGAGATTAAATCATGGGATTTTCTAGAACTTGAAAATAACAGAATTAGAGTAGAACGTTTAAGAGATAATCCTAATCTTCTTAGAGTTCCACCATCTGTATGGGCTAAAATTTATAGAAAAGAATTTCTAGAGGATAATGATATACAATTCCTGGAAAATAAACCTAGTGAGGACTTATATTTTGTTTACTATTGTCTTACAAAAGCTGAGGGTATAGTATATATTAACAGACCAGTGCTTAATTACATTAAACGTGATGATGATGAATCCATTACCAGCCAGTTAAGTGCTGATAATTTACGTTATTATCTTGATGTATATAATTTAGTTGGTGACATACTAGATAACTATGATGAAAGTTATCATTGGGCTATTGCTAATCATCTGGACAATTGGAGTAAAAGATTTATAAAAAGTGATGTTTCATCTAGTGATAGAACTGATTTAATCAATGAATTCCTATTATTATTTAATAGATTCAGAGATTCCAAGGATGTCATTCCAGAACCTATTAAACTATATATGAATGAAGCAGGTGACAGTATTGTCAATATTACCAAATATGAAAATAATGTTATAAATAATCTTATTGATGAAAACAAAGAATTATCCGATGAAATCACTAAATTAAAAAATGAATTATCAAATCTTCATGAATCATACAGGAAGTTACAGGATGAAATGATTTCCAAGAATAATCTTATTATCTCCAAGAATAAGGCTTTAAATGATATAAATGATGATAAAAAGTAA
- a CDS encoding nicotinate phosphoribosyltransferase translates to MYENNICLLTDSYKITHHYFYPKNTERVYSYMESRTGSEFNKTIFYGLQYILKKYMEGCVVTREKVLEAEKVINKHIGSGIFNTDGWLYIVDELGGKLPVEIKAVAEGTPVDVGNVLMTVENTDKKCYWLTNYLESLLLQVWYPSTVATLSAEVKKVCNFYLDVTGSCKDNLPFMLHDFGYRGSSSNESSILGGSAHLLSFSGTDTLTALTIPCNYYNDDNMYGYSVQATEHSVMTSMGKEGEIKQAINVVEQARDGVLSMVIDSYNYRNFLLNACSKGYKLYETICNFLNRTEGNKVVFRPDSGEPVSTTIDCLEIIGEGFGTYLNDKGYKVFDANVGLLWGDGLDYHRIRDILFGMKSSGWAAENIIFGMGGGIHTNVNRDTQRNAFKCSAQLRDGKWYDIYKKPLDSSKKSKSGRFKLIMNNGRYHTVKISDDGEDCLRPVFRDGEILVEDSFGDIRRRAECYINHPLS, encoded by the coding sequence ATGTATGAAAATAATATATGCTTATTAACCGATAGTTATAAGATAACTCACCATTATTTCTATCCAAAGAATACTGAACGTGTTTACTCCTACATGGAAAGTAGGACAGGTTCTGAGTTTAATAAAACAATATTTTATGGATTACAATACATATTAAAGAAATACATGGAAGGCTGTGTTGTAACTAGAGAAAAAGTATTAGAGGCAGAGAAAGTTATCAACAAGCATATTGGTTCAGGTATATTTAATACTGATGGTTGGCTTTATATTGTTGATGAATTAGGTGGTAAACTACCAGTTGAAATCAAGGCAGTAGCTGAGGGTACACCGGTAGATGTTGGTAATGTATTAATGACTGTGGAAAATACTGACAAAAAATGTTACTGGCTTACTAATTACCTTGAATCATTATTATTACAGGTATGGTATCCATCTACTGTTGCAACATTATCTGCTGAGGTTAAAAAGGTCTGTAACTTCTATCTTGATGTAACAGGTTCATGTAAGGATAATCTTCCATTCATGTTACATGACTTTGGTTATCGTGGATCTAGTTCTAATGAATCATCAATCCTCGGAGGTTCTGCTCATCTATTAAGTTTCAGTGGTACAGATACCCTAACAGCACTTACTATACCATGTAACTACTATAACGATGATAATATGTATGGCTATTCTGTACAGGCTACCGAGCATAGTGTGATGACATCTATGGGTAAAGAAGGAGAAATAAAACAGGCAATAAATGTTGTAGAACAGGCTCGTGATGGTGTATTATCAATGGTTATTGATAGTTATAATTATCGTAACTTCTTATTAAATGCATGTAGTAAGGGTTACAAGTTATATGAAACAATATGTAACTTCCTCAATCGTACAGAGGGTAATAAAGTTGTATTCCGTCCTGATAGTGGTGAACCAGTAAGTACTACCATTGATTGTTTAGAGATAATTGGTGAGGGATTTGGTACATATCTAAATGATAAAGGTTACAAGGTGTTTGATGCTAATGTTGGATTATTATGGGGTGATGGATTAGATTATCATCGTATTCGTGATATTCTCTTTGGTATGAAATCCTCTGGATGGGCTGCTGAGAACATTATCTTTGGTATGGGTGGTGGTATTCATACTAATGTTAACCGTGACACTCAACGTAACGCTTTCAAGTGTTCAGCTCAATTACGTGATGGTAAATGGTATGATATATATAAAAAACCATTAGATAGTAGTAAGAAATCTAAATCGGGTCGTTTTAAGTTAATTATGAATAATGGTAGATATCATACTGTTAAAATTAGTGATGATGGTGAGGATTGTCTTAGACCAGTATTTCGTGATGGTGAAATTCTTGTAGAGGATTCATTTGGTGATATCAGACGTAGAGCTGAATGTTACATTAATCATCCCTTAAGTTAA